A single Choristoneura fumiferana chromosome 9, NRCan_CFum_1, whole genome shotgun sequence DNA region contains:
- the LOC141431463 gene encoding uncharacterized protein yields the protein MASRRPKKVTMNNSPLATLACLQLPHVVSPPSGIFQRFVFRFMIFERLPLPFAYSSRYLVIDCEVSPWGQWSVCDTHCGAGSMVRSRRVVRSPARGGRHCPSLVQRRACQEHQGCGDDSDVPLREETAMILPGALSVSRHSNATVDIRKNLRLRNPDDPESNSHREYCVEFQVTKVSKACHMDSDYKALREGEKVCVLCEAAALRRDLKWRCGGHGVAGHTTRFYALVAPHCRGKWQRAGSPDKRSHCCTNPHFIFV from the exons ATGGCGTCTCGTCGCCCTAAGAAAGTCACaatgaacaactcgccacttgcaaccCTCGCATGCCTGCAACTCCCGCATGTCgttagtccacctagtgggatcttccaacgcttcgtcttccggttcatgaTCTTCGAGCGGTTGCCGCTTCCATTTGCATACTCTTCGAGATAtctcg TGATAGACTGCGAGGTGTCGCCATGGGGCCAATGGTCGGTATGCGACACCCACTGCGGCGCCGGCAGCATGGTGCGCAGCCGACGCGTGGTGCGCTCCCCAGCGCGCGGTGGTCGCCATTGCCCCTCACTAGTGCAGCGTCGTGCTTGCCAGGAGCACCAGGGATGTGGGGACGACAGCGATGTACCTTTACGAG AGGAGACGGCGATGATCCTGCCAGGCGCGCTGTCGGTGAGCCGGCACTCCAACGCCACCGTCGACATCCGCAAGAACCTGCGTCTGCGCAACCCAGACGATCCCGAGTCCAACTCACACAGGGA GTACTGCGTAGAGTTCCAAGTCACTAAGGTGTCAAAGGCCTGCCACATGGACTCTGACTACAAGGCTCTGCGGGAAG GAGAAAAGGTGTGCGTCCTTTGTGAAGCAGCAGCGTTACGACGCGATCTAAAATGGCGGTGCGGCGGACACGGCGTGGCGGGACACACGACGCGATTCTACGCCCTCGTGGCCCCACACTGCCGTGGCAAGTGGCAGCGTGCCGGCAGCCCCGACAAGCGTAGCCACTGCTGTACCAACCCCCACTTCATATTCGTGTAG